The following are encoded in a window of uncultured Sphaerochaeta sp. genomic DNA:
- a CDS encoding TRAP transporter large permease produces MSGSMVVLMFLVLLTTGLPIAVSMGIPSALYLIVANIPPSQLIQRMVTSLNSFPMLAVPLFILAAGLMNSSGITERLFEFAKLLVGRLKGGLAQVNIVASLIFSGISGAALADVGGLGNIELEAMEKQKYPKPHAAAITAASAVIGPIFPPSIPLIIYGAAAETSSMQLLIAGILPALIIAIALMVQVAFFARRYNYPKGVESKYSRTEVLTIIKRGLPSMFMPLIMMGGMLSGLFSPTEVAAIAVAYALVLSAIYRELSFASFIKTCKETLQSTASVLFIVASAAIFAWVLTVEQLPQQVSALMLGISDNPVVLLILANVILLIAGMFLESTAAIMILTPILLPPLMASGVNPVHFGLVMVFNLMIGMITPPVGMSVYMLSPIVKLPVGKVFKAVMPYLFSLLVALVVLTYVPQISLWLPSLLFN; encoded by the coding sequence ATGAGTGGTTCCATGGTAGTGCTCATGTTCCTGGTCTTGCTGACCACAGGCCTTCCCATTGCCGTCAGTATGGGAATTCCCTCTGCCTTGTATCTGATTGTGGCAAATATTCCTCCCAGTCAGTTGATTCAAAGAATGGTTACCAGTCTCAACTCTTTCCCCATGCTTGCCGTTCCCTTGTTTATCCTGGCAGCAGGACTGATGAATAGTTCGGGTATTACCGAACGGTTGTTTGAGTTTGCAAAATTGTTGGTTGGCCGCTTGAAAGGTGGTTTGGCCCAAGTAAATATTGTAGCTTCCCTGATCTTCAGCGGCATCTCAGGAGCAGCCCTCGCTGATGTTGGTGGACTGGGGAATATTGAGTTGGAAGCGATGGAGAAACAGAAGTATCCAAAGCCGCATGCTGCAGCCATTACCGCTGCCTCTGCAGTAATCGGCCCAATCTTCCCTCCATCCATCCCCCTGATCATCTATGGTGCTGCAGCTGAGACCTCATCCATGCAACTCCTGATTGCTGGAATTCTGCCTGCACTGATCATTGCCATTGCCTTGATGGTCCAAGTGGCCTTCTTTGCTCGGCGGTACAACTATCCCAAGGGAGTTGAGAGCAAGTATTCACGAACAGAGGTCCTTACCATCATAAAGAGGGGCCTGCCTTCCATGTTCATGCCATTGATCATGATGGGTGGGATGCTCTCTGGCCTGTTCAGTCCGACTGAAGTTGCTGCAATTGCTGTCGCCTATGCATTGGTATTGAGTGCAATATACAGGGAGCTCAGCTTTGCATCGTTTATCAAGACATGCAAGGAGACATTGCAATCAACGGCAAGTGTACTGTTTATCGTTGCCTCTGCTGCCATCTTTGCCTGGGTGTTGACGGTAGAACAGCTTCCTCAGCAGGTATCGGCATTGATGCTTGGTATTTCTGACAATCCGGTAGTACTCTTGATTCTTGCCAATGTAATTCTCCTTATTGCTGGAATGTTCCTGGAGTCCACTGCTGCGATTATGATTCTGACCCCGATTCTGTTGCCGCCTCTGATGGCCAGTGGTGTTAATCCTGTCCATTTTGGCCTGGTAATGGTATTCAACCTGATGATTGGAATGATCACCCCTCCCGTTGGCATGAGTGTGTATATGCTCAGTCCAATCGTGAAGCTTCCGGTGGGGAAGGTATTCAAGGCAGTCATGCCATACCTGTTCTCCCTCCTGGTGGCATTGGTGGTTCTCACTTATGTCCCACAAATCTCCCTGTGGCTACCGTCATTACTATTCAATTAG
- a CDS encoding PEP/pyruvate-binding domain-containing protein — MYTLDPTWLPFSNLMLKHIYNVLLICNDYDRFLLEEDGRVEEELYLEYTQLGLNNPPKFTHTSTAEEALNLLSQRSFDLVVTMLDLGTDSVEQLATTIKKSNPQMPVIALSPSSSHKRNKMIKGSDCKDIDYFFYWQGDPTIFLAMIKLVEDRMNLDHDTQEADVQLIILVEDSVRFYSSYLPMMYTTLIQQNRSAILEALNNWGKTLRMRGRPKIALARTYEEAQELYSKYQHNILGIITDMSYLKEGDQDKYAGLYLTKMVHARDPEIPILIQSSDNTAQEMAEEAGAYFLWKNNSALLFELNKFMTKHYGFGPFIFRDPDTMEEIARAETMRDLQRVLPKVPTKSFDFHSRRNDFSRWLRAQSLYAIAARIKDLKIPANGDAKVVQQQMTEIIRNYRKERTKGVIAQFSRNNYDETLFFSRIGGGSLGGKGRGLAFIDMVLRAAKLPEKYPDVYLSIPRTVVVTTDQFTQFLEENDLNDIASGDLPDETLLKIFLSKPLSNELVLNLSEIIQVIRQPICVRSSSLLEDSHFQPFAGVYETCMLPNQGADEARLQELCDAVRAVWASTFFRSAKEYLKATEHMLEDEKMAVIIQQVIGSDHGSYWYPNISGVARSLNYYPLGGEKPEDGVGMLSFGFGKSVVDNGSALRFSPTHPKRPAQFLGGNQTSSQNTFYALNMKSGYHPLEEGGLENLELLNFRESWAYPDAIRYIASTYDLTSGMLSESVRTEGEKVITFNGILKYDAFPLASIVRDVLQLGTEAMGKPVEIEFAVNLNRAAPKMREFSLLQIRPIAAGNEESDVSISNHERESAAIHSHVVMGNGKIDHVEDIIYLKIDQFSASSMKGMAKELDKLNAAMVIAERDYVLVVAGRLGSCDPWLGIPVTWSQISRSKVIVETGLQGFQVEPSQGTHFFQNMTSLGCLYLTINPAYRSGSMRYEKLKDLQIVSETEHFIHARSEKPLTIKVNGFDGEGVVLVD, encoded by the coding sequence ATACACTTGACCCAACCTGGTTGCCATTCAGCAACCTGATGCTGAAACATATCTACAACGTGCTGCTCATCTGCAACGACTATGACCGTTTCCTCTTAGAGGAAGATGGACGGGTTGAGGAAGAGTTATACCTCGAATACACCCAGCTTGGATTGAACAACCCACCAAAGTTCACCCATACCAGCACCGCAGAAGAAGCGCTGAATCTCTTGAGCCAGAGATCGTTCGACCTGGTTGTCACCATGCTCGACCTCGGGACCGACTCTGTTGAGCAGTTGGCTACAACCATCAAGAAAAGCAACCCGCAAATGCCGGTTATCGCACTTTCCCCCTCCTCCAGCCACAAAAGAAATAAGATGATCAAGGGATCAGACTGTAAGGATATCGACTATTTCTTCTACTGGCAGGGCGATCCCACCATCTTCCTTGCCATGATCAAGCTGGTTGAGGATAGGATGAACCTTGACCATGACACCCAGGAAGCAGATGTACAGCTGATCATCCTGGTAGAGGACTCTGTACGGTTCTACTCATCCTACCTTCCCATGATGTACACCACCTTGATCCAACAGAATCGCTCAGCCATCCTTGAAGCACTGAACAACTGGGGAAAAACCCTCAGGATGCGTGGAAGACCAAAGATCGCGCTTGCCAGAACCTATGAGGAGGCCCAGGAGCTCTATAGCAAATATCAACACAATATCTTGGGGATCATCACCGACATGTCCTACCTCAAGGAGGGCGATCAGGACAAGTATGCGGGCCTATACCTCACAAAAATGGTTCACGCAAGAGACCCTGAGATTCCGATACTTATCCAAAGCAGTGATAACACTGCCCAGGAGATGGCAGAGGAAGCAGGAGCGTATTTTCTCTGGAAGAACAATTCAGCACTCCTTTTTGAACTGAATAAGTTCATGACAAAGCACTACGGATTCGGCCCCTTTATCTTCCGAGATCCTGATACGATGGAGGAGATCGCCCGCGCAGAGACCATGCGCGACCTGCAGAGGGTCCTTCCCAAGGTTCCCACAAAAAGCTTCGATTTCCACTCCAGGAGAAATGACTTTTCACGATGGCTCAGGGCACAGAGCCTCTATGCCATTGCTGCAAGGATCAAGGACTTGAAGATCCCAGCCAATGGGGATGCAAAGGTGGTACAGCAACAGATGACGGAGATCATCCGCAACTACCGCAAGGAGAGAACCAAGGGAGTCATCGCCCAATTCAGTAGGAACAATTATGACGAAACGCTCTTCTTCAGCCGAATCGGAGGGGGCTCCCTGGGAGGAAAAGGACGAGGACTTGCCTTCATCGATATGGTATTACGTGCAGCGAAACTTCCAGAGAAATACCCTGATGTATACCTCTCCATCCCTCGTACGGTGGTCGTAACCACCGATCAGTTCACCCAGTTCCTCGAGGAAAATGATCTCAACGATATCGCATCAGGGGATCTTCCTGATGAGACCTTGCTTAAAATATTCCTCTCAAAACCATTGAGCAATGAATTGGTCCTGAATCTCTCGGAAATCATCCAGGTTATCCGTCAGCCGATTTGTGTGCGCTCTTCCAGCCTTCTGGAGGACTCACACTTCCAACCGTTCGCCGGGGTATACGAGACATGTATGCTTCCCAACCAAGGGGCTGACGAGGCGAGGCTCCAAGAGCTCTGTGATGCGGTACGTGCGGTCTGGGCTTCCACCTTCTTCCGCAGTGCAAAGGAGTACCTCAAGGCAACCGAGCATATGCTCGAAGATGAGAAAATGGCTGTCATCATCCAGCAGGTCATTGGAAGCGATCATGGTTCTTACTGGTATCCAAACATCAGTGGGGTTGCCCGTTCCCTCAACTATTACCCTCTGGGAGGAGAGAAGCCTGAGGATGGGGTCGGTATGCTCAGCTTTGGCTTCGGTAAATCGGTGGTGGACAATGGTTCTGCCCTGCGATTCAGCCCTACCCACCCAAAACGGCCAGCACAGTTCCTGGGGGGCAACCAGACAAGCAGCCAGAACACCTTCTACGCCCTGAATATGAAAAGCGGCTACCATCCACTTGAAGAAGGTGGTCTTGAGAACCTGGAACTGCTCAATTTCCGTGAATCGTGGGCTTATCCCGATGCCATCAGATATATTGCAAGCACCTATGACTTGACAAGCGGCATGCTGAGTGAGTCTGTCAGGACTGAGGGAGAGAAGGTGATCACCTTCAACGGAATCCTTAAGTATGACGCCTTTCCCCTAGCTTCCATCGTCAGGGATGTCCTTCAGTTGGGTACAGAGGCAATGGGAAAACCAGTAGAAATTGAATTTGCAGTAAACCTGAATCGTGCAGCCCCAAAGATGAGGGAGTTCAGTCTTCTCCAGATCCGCCCTATTGCAGCAGGAAATGAGGAGAGCGATGTCTCAATCAGCAACCATGAACGGGAGAGTGCTGCCATCCATTCCCATGTGGTGATGGGAAACGGTAAAATTGATCATGTAGAAGATATCATCTACTTGAAAATCGATCAGTTCTCGGCCTCTTCAATGAAAGGCATGGCAAAGGAACTCGACAAACTCAATGCAGCAATGGTTATTGCAGAGAGAGACTATGTATTGGTGGTAGCAGGAAGATTGGGCAGCTGTGACCCATGGTTGGGCATTCCCGTAACTTGGTCACAGATATCCAGAAGTAAGGTTATTGTTGAGACAGGGTTACAAGGATTCCAGGTGGAACCAAGCCAAGGGACCCACTTCTTCCAGAACATGACAAGCCTGGGGTGCCTCTACCTGACTATCAACCCGGCCTATCGGTCTGGTTCAATGCGGTATGAGAAACTCAAGGACCTCCAGATTGTCTCAGAGACAGAACACTTCATTCATGCAAGAAGCGAAAAGCCATTGACCATTAAGGTCAACGGCTTCGATGGAGAGGGGGTAGTACTGGTCGATTAG
- a CDS encoding TRAP transporter small permease subunit, producing MQRFLKKMAGLYELLGILFLLMLFLSVLIQIVMRNIFNSGSIQLEELARFSLVSLVFLMIPVLTWKNQQIIVDIVVLYLPENVKRWFSAITQLLVMVFGLYVLNAIVTIMEFNWNVRTPALAMPNVVFYIPITLGVLAMCIFSLAGAIMTLRKREVVQ from the coding sequence ATGCAAAGGTTCTTGAAAAAGATGGCTGGTCTGTATGAGCTGCTCGGCATCCTCTTCTTGTTGATGCTGTTCCTTTCAGTGCTTATTCAGATTGTCATGAGAAATATATTCAATTCAGGGTCGATACAGTTGGAAGAGCTTGCTCGGTTTTCCTTGGTCTCGTTGGTGTTCCTGATGATACCGGTGTTGACCTGGAAAAACCAACAAATCATTGTTGATATCGTGGTATTATACCTGCCGGAAAACGTGAAGCGTTGGTTTTCAGCCATTACCCAGCTTCTGGTTATGGTCTTTGGTCTGTATGTGCTTAATGCCATCGTGACAATCATGGAATTCAATTGGAATGTACGAACTCCGGCTCTCGCAATGCCGAATGTGGTGTTTTACATCCCCATCACACTGGGAGTGCTTGCCATGTGCATCTTTTCCCTCGCTGGTGCCATCATGACGCTTCGTAAGAGGGAGGTAGTCCAATGA
- a CDS encoding transketolase C-terminal domain-containing protein, whose product MSSVDSTRIGFRDALMHLAKERDDIVFVSTDSLKVVKGEPFLEAYPDRVIELGISEQNGVGVSSGLASSGLLPYICTYAGFLTMRACEQMRTFVSYPALKVRFVGANGGLHGGNREGVSHQFIEDVGILRTMPNFTILCPADGNQVYQAMLASADIDGPVYIRIGSGREEKVFPDGTPFPLGKVRTIVDEGNDVALFCHGFVTNRVIEAARQLKEQRVGVKVVEVATIKPLDRAGIAAILGKTGCAVTIEDHTIINGLGSAIAEVIAEGNPAYLVRLGLQDVYGESGFPDELLDAYGMSVEDIIAGAKKAIKHTKA is encoded by the coding sequence ATGAGTAGTGTTGACAGCACGAGAATTGGATTTAGAGACGCACTGATGCATTTGGCAAAAGAGCGTGATGATATTGTATTTGTTTCCACTGACTCTTTGAAAGTGGTCAAGGGTGAACCGTTCTTGGAAGCCTATCCTGATCGTGTCATTGAACTTGGAATATCCGAGCAGAACGGGGTTGGTGTTTCCAGTGGTCTTGCTTCCAGTGGCCTCTTGCCCTACATCTGTACCTACGCAGGGTTCTTGACGATGAGAGCTTGTGAACAGATGCGGACATTTGTCTCCTATCCTGCACTGAAAGTCCGCTTTGTTGGTGCCAACGGTGGCTTGCATGGAGGAAACAGGGAAGGGGTCTCCCACCAGTTCATTGAGGATGTGGGAATTCTCAGGACGATGCCCAATTTCACCATTCTCTGTCCTGCAGACGGAAACCAGGTCTATCAAGCGATGCTTGCAAGTGCTGATATCGATGGACCGGTATATATACGAATCGGCAGTGGTCGAGAAGAGAAAGTCTTCCCCGATGGAACACCGTTTCCCTTGGGTAAGGTACGCACCATTGTTGATGAAGGAAATGATGTGGCGTTATTCTGCCATGGATTTGTTACTAATCGCGTAATAGAGGCTGCAAGACAGCTGAAAGAACAGCGGGTCGGTGTGAAGGTTGTGGAGGTTGCAACCATCAAGCCATTAGATCGAGCAGGAATTGCAGCAATTCTTGGAAAAACAGGTTGTGCAGTAACGATCGAGGATCATACCATCATCAATGGTCTCGGTAGTGCAATTGCAGAGGTGATTGCTGAGGGAAACCCTGCCTACTTGGTACGGCTAGGATTGCAGGATGTGTATGGTGAGTCCGGCTTCCCTGATGAGCTGCTTGATGCCTACGGTATGTCTGTGGAGGATATTATCGCGGGAGCCAAGAAAGCCATCAAACATACAAAGGCATAA
- a CDS encoding transketolase: MDLEALHAMSLQLRRDVVEMVYRTKDGHPSPSFSVADIITALYFEVMNIDPSNPDKSDRDRFVLSKGHACPVLYAALARRGYFPVDDLYTLRYLHSKLQGHPYAPKTKGLDATTGSLGNGVSIGLGMALAARIQKQTNRVYVITGDGELGEGMLWEAAMAASHQKVANLTVFIDNNNYQSGGTVGEVSGPYPIEDKWKAFGWHTQSIDGHDISQILQAVENAKAETERPSAIICKTVKGNGVSFMVGENSWHKRVYTDEEYRIAMKELGGVL, encoded by the coding sequence ATGGATCTTGAAGCTTTGCATGCGATGTCTTTGCAGCTTAGGAGAGATGTCGTTGAGATGGTTTACCGTACAAAGGATGGCCATCCCAGTCCGAGTTTTTCAGTTGCAGATATTATTACCGCCCTCTATTTTGAGGTGATGAATATTGACCCATCCAACCCTGATAAGAGCGATCGTGATCGCTTTGTACTCTCCAAGGGACACGCTTGTCCTGTATTGTATGCTGCCCTCGCCAGGCGGGGTTATTTCCCGGTAGACGACCTGTATACCCTGCGATACCTACATTCCAAGTTGCAGGGACATCCCTATGCACCAAAGACCAAGGGTCTTGATGCAACCACAGGTTCGCTCGGAAACGGAGTTTCCATTGGACTGGGCATGGCCTTAGCCGCTCGAATCCAGAAGCAAACTAATAGGGTGTATGTGATCACCGGGGATGGTGAGCTTGGGGAAGGAATGCTCTGGGAAGCAGCAATGGCTGCAAGCCATCAGAAGGTAGCAAACCTGACGGTATTCATAGACAACAACAACTACCAGAGTGGAGGGACAGTCGGTGAAGTGTCGGGTCCCTATCCTATTGAGGATAAGTGGAAAGCCTTTGGCTGGCATACCCAGAGCATTGACGGGCATGATATTTCCCAGATCTTACAAGCAGTCGAGAACGCCAAAGCAGAAACAGAGAGACCATCGGCAATCATCTGCAAGACCGTCAAGGGAAACGGTGTTTCCTTCATGGTGGGAGAAAACTCCTGGCATAAACGGGTCTATACCGATGAAGAATACCGTATTGCCATGAAGGAACTGGGAGGAGTGCTATGA
- a CDS encoding transaldolase family protein yields MKSTYFHRVHQQTKTRFWINNPTMEQAKRAIEEGAIGCTTNPSYVSKLFESEEDMRVVRRMIDLLLPYEKDDSALASKVQQMMVGRLADLFLPLYRASGGTEGLVTIQGDPFAETDASLIVKEGLENYEIAENICIKIPVTKWGIEAISTMVEHNIPTMATEVMSLSQTISICEAYQKVSQKSGNTPPFYVTHITGILDDHFKRVIKEQQLSIDEELVKYAGLSIAKKEYEMMKDRGYPGVMIGGGARKLEDFTELVGGDLSITINWKGTAEVLIQQDKEVVDRIDSTLDEQQIQRLCKELPDYQRALETDGMSVEEYYDYGGVELFRTSFQKGWNALLALIAERRGTK; encoded by the coding sequence ATGAAATCTACGTATTTTCACCGTGTGCATCAACAAACCAAGACTCGTTTCTGGATCAACAACCCAACCATGGAACAAGCCAAGCGGGCGATAGAAGAAGGTGCAATTGGGTGTACCACCAATCCGAGTTATGTTTCGAAGCTCTTTGAATCTGAAGAGGACATGCGTGTAGTGAGGCGGATGATTGACCTCCTGCTCCCCTATGAGAAGGATGACTCCGCTCTGGCCTCCAAGGTTCAGCAGATGATGGTCGGCCGTCTTGCAGATCTGTTCCTCCCACTCTATCGCGCCAGTGGCGGTACAGAGGGGCTGGTTACCATCCAGGGTGACCCGTTTGCTGAGACAGATGCCAGCTTGATTGTAAAGGAAGGGTTGGAGAACTATGAGATTGCTGAGAATATCTGTATCAAGATACCGGTAACCAAGTGGGGTATCGAGGCAATAAGCACCATGGTGGAGCATAATATTCCCACGATGGCAACAGAGGTTATGAGTCTGAGCCAGACCATCTCCATTTGTGAAGCCTATCAGAAGGTTAGCCAGAAGAGTGGAAACACCCCTCCTTTCTATGTCACACACATTACCGGTATCCTTGACGATCATTTCAAACGTGTCATCAAGGAACAACAGCTCTCCATTGATGAGGAGTTGGTCAAATATGCTGGGCTCTCCATTGCAAAGAAAGAGTATGAGATGATGAAGGATAGGGGATATCCAGGAGTCATGATTGGTGGAGGAGCCAGAAAACTTGAGGACTTCACTGAGCTGGTGGGTGGGGATCTGAGCATCACCATCAACTGGAAGGGAACTGCCGAGGTGTTGATTCAACAGGACAAGGAAGTGGTTGACCGAATAGACAGTACGCTCGATGAACAGCAGATCCAGAGGCTCTGTAAGGAGCTTCCTGACTACCAGAGAGCCCTTGAGACCGATGGTATGTCTGTTGAAGAGTACTACGATTATGGCGGGGTAGAGTTGTTCCGTACCTCATTCCAGAAGGGATGGAATGCCTTGCTTGCCTTGATTGCTGAGAGAAGGGGAACCAAATAA
- a CDS encoding aspartate/glutamate racemase family protein gives MAEHTIAAIYTGAALVKPLSDLMKETLGDYKVMNILDDSMIADIIEAGGMTKAVKRRLYGYYEIACASGAELILNTCSSIGDAVYGAREFFPIPIIRIDEPMARRAIELTDSIAVLATLPTTLDPTIRLLQRCADEARKSIRTISALAEGAFPAITAGDAETHDRLIAETAKRVADSCDVILLAQGSMARMEKPLAELTGKTVLSSPRLGVEQIKGLL, from the coding sequence ATGGCTGAACACACGATTGCCGCAATCTATACTGGAGCTGCCTTGGTAAAACCACTGTCGGATCTGATGAAAGAGACCCTTGGTGACTACAAGGTGATGAACATACTCGATGACAGCATGATTGCTGACATCATCGAGGCCGGGGGAATGACCAAGGCTGTGAAGAGACGGCTCTATGGTTACTATGAGATTGCTTGTGCCTCGGGTGCTGAGCTGATCCTCAACACCTGCTCCTCAATCGGTGATGCCGTATATGGAGCTCGAGAATTTTTCCCCATCCCAATCATTAGAATTGATGAGCCGATGGCCCGCCGGGCGATAGAGCTCACTGATTCAATCGCCGTCCTGGCCACCCTTCCAACCACCTTGGATCCAACCATCCGATTGCTTCAGAGGTGTGCAGATGAGGCAAGGAAATCAATCAGGACCATCAGTGCCTTGGCCGAGGGAGCTTTCCCAGCCATTACTGCTGGGGATGCAGAAACCCATGACCGGCTGATTGCAGAGACGGCAAAACGGGTAGCTGATTCCTGTGATGTGATTCTTCTTGCCCAGGGTTCGATGGCAAGAATGGAAAAGCCGCTTGCCGAGCTTACCGGCAAGACGGTGCTCAGCAGTCCTCGCCTGGGTGTTGAGCAGATCAAGGGACTGTTGTAG
- a CDS encoding cupin domain-containing protein — translation MDEKKHRGNLHTDKRVERAKGIERVTLTYDKDSMICYFYLEKGSTLEMHTHPESQNGFVVKGHIHFIKGDGEVLDLHAGDAYYFASMDPHGSKILEDTELIECFSPSRDDYKD, via the coding sequence ATGGACGAGAAGAAACATAGAGGGAATTTGCATACAGACAAGAGAGTGGAGAGGGCAAAGGGAATTGAGCGGGTTACCTTGACGTATGACAAGGATAGCATGATCTGTTATTTCTACCTTGAGAAAGGGTCCACGCTTGAGATGCATACCCACCCTGAAAGCCAGAATGGCTTTGTGGTAAAGGGTCATATCCATTTCATCAAGGGAGATGGCGAGGTTTTGGACCTTCATGCAGGAGATGCATACTATTTTGCTTCCATGGATCCTCATGGTTCCAAGATACTTGAGGATACCGAGCTGATTGAGTGTTTCTCTCCCTCGAGGGATGATTACAAGGATTGA
- a CDS encoding TRAP transporter substrate-binding protein, whose amino-acid sequence MKKKIVVLVLVTLLATALFAQGQAEKSGPTAEKPLVLRYAHMNPASSPNGLQATYFADKVAEKTGGAIKIEVYPASQLGSISEMAEAVSMGSIALHHNTYGGLQPLLNDLGLFDTPYLYRDVDHLLKATDPETSPALMELNQKLIDTRNVRILYSFYFGTRELTANFPVYSPADLAGKKIRAIPSPIYLAAVEGMGAVAVPIDWSEVPVALSTGVADGQENPVSTLVTSNIYEVQKYAMMTDHIMGSEPVVINEKVWQSLSDDHKQIFREVARETRDWASNYVQENEAKDVQTLKDKGMTIITAADGLKVDEFRSSVSKVVDERFGEAWGKYYEMIHAIK is encoded by the coding sequence ATGAAAAAGAAGATTGTTGTACTGGTGCTAGTCACCTTGCTGGCAACGGCTCTGTTTGCACAGGGGCAAGCAGAAAAGAGTGGTCCAACTGCAGAGAAACCATTGGTATTGCGGTATGCTCACATGAATCCGGCTTCCAGCCCGAATGGGCTGCAGGCGACCTACTTTGCCGATAAGGTAGCAGAGAAGACCGGTGGGGCCATCAAGATTGAAGTGTATCCGGCAAGTCAGCTGGGATCCATCAGTGAGATGGCGGAAGCTGTTTCCATGGGTTCTATTGCGCTACACCACAATACCTATGGCGGATTGCAGCCGTTGCTTAATGACCTGGGTTTGTTTGACACCCCATACCTCTATCGGGATGTTGACCACCTGCTCAAGGCAACTGATCCTGAGACCAGTCCGGCACTCATGGAGTTGAACCAGAAGTTGATCGATACCAGAAACGTCAGGATTCTCTACTCCTTCTACTTCGGTACCCGTGAGTTGACTGCAAACTTCCCTGTCTACTCCCCAGCTGACTTGGCTGGAAAGAAGATTCGGGCCATTCCTTCCCCCATCTATCTTGCAGCAGTGGAAGGTATGGGTGCGGTAGCAGTTCCCATCGATTGGTCAGAAGTTCCCGTTGCCCTCTCCACCGGTGTCGCCGATGGACAGGAGAACCCAGTAAGTACCCTGGTAACCAGCAACATCTATGAAGTACAGAAGTATGCCATGATGACCGACCATATCATGGGTAGTGAACCTGTGGTAATCAACGAGAAGGTATGGCAGTCACTAAGTGACGATCATAAGCAGATCTTCAGGGAAGTTGCTCGTGAAACACGTGATTGGGCGTCCAACTACGTACAGGAGAATGAGGCCAAGGACGTGCAGACGCTCAAAGACAAGGGTATGACCATCATCACAGCAGCTGATGGCCTGAAAGTTGATGAGTTCCGTTCTTCCGTCAGCAAAGTCGTTGATGAACGCTTTGGTGAAGCTTGGGGCAAGTACTACGAGATGATCCACGCAATCAAGTAG
- a CDS encoding GntR family transcriptional regulator, with translation MEDMFRVREGRPSAVEWVIEKIKELLIDQKLSPGDMIPNEISLAESLKVGRGTVREALKILSAYGVIEIKQGHGTFVSSASNKRLFDPQLFQILVQDRDYKSLTQVRQLLEEGIVKLVIESASDEELALLDQSMKEFQKELGKDQASAQKAGALDLHYHRLLARFSHNSIVENIYTFVIDLFTKTINPIHEGVDEVHQQLHQAIMDRDGEKAVEAVRSHTAIWVWAYKETHPEH, from the coding sequence ATGGAAGACATGTTCAGGGTACGCGAAGGCCGTCCATCAGCGGTTGAATGGGTGATAGAGAAGATCAAGGAACTCTTGATCGACCAGAAGCTTTCTCCCGGGGATATGATTCCCAATGAAATCTCCCTTGCCGAGAGCCTGAAGGTTGGGCGTGGCACGGTACGTGAAGCCTTGAAGATACTCTCTGCCTATGGGGTGATTGAGATCAAGCAGGGGCATGGAACATTTGTTTCCAGCGCATCAAACAAGCGTCTATTCGATCCACAACTGTTTCAGATCCTTGTCCAGGACCGTGATTACAAATCATTGACCCAGGTCAGGCAGTTGCTGGAAGAGGGTATCGTCAAATTGGTCATTGAGTCTGCGAGCGATGAGGAATTGGCTTTGCTCGATCAATCAATGAAGGAGTTCCAGAAGGAGCTTGGTAAAGATCAGGCTTCTGCCCAGAAAGCAGGCGCCCTGGACTTGCATTATCATCGCTTGCTTGCTCGATTTTCCCATAACAGTATTGTAGAAAACATCTATACCTTTGTGATTGACTTGTTTACCAAGACCATCAACCCCATTCATGAGGGTGTTGATGAGGTGCATCAACAACTGCATCAGGCAATTATGGATAGAGATGGTGAAAAGGCAGTGGAGGCAGTTCGTTCCCACACTGCAATTTGGGTCTGGGCCTATAAGGAGACCCATCCAGAGCACTAA